ACAATCAATTGGGTTATATAGTGGCATGATTGAATTTTTTTCTGAACAAGGCATTCATTTAACGTTATTATTTATTATGTGGTTATTTTTCTTTATGTTTTTTGCTGCTCTTAAGCTTATTGCAAATACTGTCAATGAGTTATCTTTACTCTTTTTTTCTAAAGATGAGAAGGGCACTGATTTAACCAATATTCGCAGAGGAGCTTGGATTTTTCTTATAGGAGGGAGCGGATCGGTCTTTGCTTCTTTCGATCTGTATGTGTTATTAGGGACGTTTTTTCTGTCATGTTTTATCTATTTTATTTATTTTATTTATAAGGTAAGTATCTCTCTATCACCTCCTGCGTTGATTGGGCTAATTTTCTTTCACATGTTTTTCTGGTTTGCCTTTGTGATGGCAGTGGGATATGCAATTATTAAATTATATAATAGTGTCATTGCCAGCTTGCCAATTTAATATTGTGCAGCTGATTCTTGAAAGTAAGGAGTCATATTTAAAAAACACGTCGTAAAGGTAGACAGAGAACAATATATTATCTGTTCCTTGTAGGCGTTTTTTTTGTTTAAGGATCGCTAGGTGTAAAGAATATGTTTACTCGATTGGACCATAAGTTTTTACTCAGGCTCAATTTAAATGCTCATAAAGCTAAGCATTGATTGTTAGTTTAACTTATTGCCCCTTAAGAGTGGGATAAACGTTACTATGAAGTATTGAACCTTAATGTTAAATGGCTATTTAGTTATCGTTAAGCCAACCCATTGGATGATAGTATTGCCAAAAGTTCAGGGTGGTTTAATTGGTGTAAAACGTCTACTTTAGAGAGGTGGAAATATGGAGATTTTTGTAGACTATTTAGGGCAAATTAAGGACCCGCAACATCGGAGCAGACTAGAAGAAGTTTTGGCTTGGTAGTGAAAACATTCCACATTTAACACCAAAAATAGCGGGGAACCAGCCTGTATTTACAGATCATGCCACATTTATTAGGTTTTAGCGTAGCGAAACACCATATGGCTGTTGCGCCTGAAAAGATAGGGATTACTCATTTTTCAAAAAGAAATTGATCAAGCTGGTGACGATCACACGAAGGAACTGGTTCGGATCCAGTGGGATAAGCCCCTTGACTTCTCTTTACTTAATAAAATGATTGCCTTTAGTATGTCAGATAAAGCAGACTGTTCAACTTTTTGGCGGAAATAGCTAAAAACAAGAGACCTCAGAAGCACATGGGCGCATTCTAAGGTCTCTTGTTATAATAGGTGTTAAAAGCGACTGAACGGTCTCGTTCCTATGGATAGAGTCTGAAACCACTTCGGGAATGGATTTGCATTACACTGCATACGTAATTGAAGTTGGGACATTGTTAATATAGGGGGTGTTCGTTAATGAATTCCTGCCATAATGTCTCGCCAAAGCTGGGTGTGTAGGTGGTTTTGGCTTTGCTGATAAAGGGATGATGGGTTATCTTTACCGATCCATAACCCAGTTGTATAACGATTTGAAGACCCTACAAACCATAAATCATAATAATCATTCGTCGTACCTGTTTTTCCCCCTAAATAGCCAGTTGTTGAAAAGCGTGCTCGGCGACCTGTGCCCTCGGTTATCACTTTACCTAGCATCTTGCGCATTTCATTAACTGTGTCGCTGCTCCAAACCTCTTTTTCTTTTGTAGGCCACTCGTATAGCAGTTCTCCCTCCTTATCATAAACACCACGAATCGCTTTTGGAGAGGTATAAATACCATCAGTAGCAAACACCGTATAAGCTTGTGTGAGTTCATTGATACTTACGCCTTCAGAAAGTCCACCGAGGGCAGCAGGAAGTACATGGTCATTAGAGCTGATTTTCTGAAAATCAAATAGATCGAGGTAATTAAAGGAAGCTTCAATGCCGACCATATCTAATATTCTAACTGCAGCAGTATTATAGGAGTTTTTAAGGGCTTCCTCTAGTGCCACTTTCCCATAAACGGCCCCGCCAAAATTTTGTGGCTCGTATTGTCCTCTTTGAACTGGTCCAGCATCAATAAGTGAACTGCTAGACATTTTCGTTGTGTCGATTAAAGGGGCGTACACGAGTAAAGGTTTAATGGCTGACCCAGGTTGGCGGTAAGCTTGATAACCTCTATGGAAATTAAATTTGTCATAAGAGGTCCCGCCAGTGATGGCGACAATTTCCCCAGCCTCATGATCAATAACCGACACGGCCCCTTGAATATCAGTAGAGGATAGCCGATTATTGATA
The Salipaludibacillus sp. LMS25 DNA segment above includes these coding regions:
- a CDS encoding DUF5366 family protein gives rise to the protein MKNAYLTSHFPLISIILFSLAGSIYLERMTTYYLQSIGLYSGMIEFFSEQGIHLTLLFIMWLFFFMFFAALKLIANTVNELSLLFFSKDEKGTDLTNIRRGAWIFLIGGSGSVFASFDLYVLLGTFFLSCFIYFIYFIYKVSISLSPPALIGLIFFHMFFWFAFVMAVGYAIIKLYNSVIASLPI